A single region of the Bacteroidia bacterium genome encodes:
- a CDS encoding PDZ domain-containing protein produces the protein MKYIVSFEVPNRHLLQIEQIIEDIQPNEEYIDVSLPAFRPGRYELQNFAKNLKIFIAKNAEGQKIPHKKVDKNTWRVFCKGLKKVHLYYEYYGATIDAGSTFCGFEQVYINPANCLMYNLPRLYQPHELVLNLGSEYDVATGMKRINNQAFYAEDYHELADSPLIASETLKHRTYTCQGIKFNIWMQGPCEVEWNKLISDMAKFTEAQIRLFGDAPFKEYHFLCQIMPNKAYHGVEHLNSTVLMIGPGADLMDDQYDEFMGLASHELFHAWNVKTIRPIEMMPYDYSKEAYCESHYITEGVTTYYGDLMLVKSGVWTPERYLMELSQKCHKHFTNYGRFITPLTLASFDSWIEAYSDTIPHKKVSFYTKGCLVALMTDLEIRKATNHEKSLDTVMRLMYERFGKTQKGYTQQDYKNLLEEVSGLDFTQFFADYIEGVTPIYDRLNELLNFVGCKLVELPGLELSEYYYGFVATGSEKSGRLVVKTILPNSPAEISGLDIGDEILAVNNIKIGGKLNNLIRNHTKHLNLIVARESKILNIQLHAIPNTYFNPVVQVVKIPSYNDSSFEKWLGMVE, from the coding sequence AGGACATACAGCCAAATGAGGAGTACATAGATGTTTCCTTACCTGCTTTTAGGCCAGGTCGGTACGAGCTGCAAAACTTTGCCAAAAACTTAAAAATATTTATTGCCAAAAACGCAGAGGGGCAAAAAATACCTCACAAAAAAGTTGATAAGAATACTTGGAGAGTGTTTTGTAAAGGACTAAAAAAAGTGCACTTGTATTACGAATACTATGGGGCTACAATAGACGCAGGTTCTACTTTCTGCGGCTTTGAACAAGTATATATCAATCCCGCCAACTGTCTAATGTACAATTTACCACGATTATACCAACCTCATGAGCTGGTACTTAATTTAGGTAGTGAATATGACGTTGCCACGGGAATGAAAAGAATTAACAATCAAGCTTTTTATGCCGAAGATTATCATGAGTTAGCAGATAGTCCTCTTATTGCTAGTGAGACTTTGAAGCATAGAACATATACTTGTCAAGGTATCAAGTTTAATATTTGGATGCAAGGTCCTTGTGAAGTAGAGTGGAATAAACTTATCAGTGATATGGCAAAATTCACAGAGGCACAGATTCGTTTATTTGGCGATGCTCCTTTTAAGGAGTATCATTTTTTGTGTCAAATTATGCCCAATAAAGCTTATCATGGAGTAGAGCACCTCAACTCTACGGTCCTTATGATAGGTCCTGGGGCAGACCTGATGGATGACCAATATGATGAATTTATGGGCTTAGCTTCTCATGAGCTGTTCCATGCTTGGAATGTAAAAACTATTCGCCCGATTGAAATGATGCCATACGATTATAGCAAAGAAGCTTACTGTGAATCGCACTATATTACCGAAGGCGTAACCACTTATTACGGCGATTTAATGTTAGTTAAAAGTGGCGTTTGGACACCCGAAAGATACTTAATGGAACTCTCACAAAAATGCCATAAACATTTTACTAACTATGGTAGGTTTATCACGCCTCTTACTTTAGCCAGCTTTGATAGTTGGATTGAGGCATATAGCGATACTATACCGCATAAAAAAGTTTCTTTCTATACCAAAGGCTGTTTAGTCGCTTTGATGACAGACTTAGAGATTAGAAAAGCCACTAACCATGAAAAGAGTTTGGATACTGTCATGCGGCTGATGTATGAGCGTTTTGGCAAAACACAAAAAGGATATACACAGCAGGACTACAAGAACCTCTTAGAAGAAGTTTCAGGATTAGACTTTACACAATTTTTTGCCGATTACATAGAAGGAGTAACACCAATTTATGATAGACTAAATGAATTGCTCAATTTTGTAGGGTGTAAGTTAGTAGAATTGCCAGGTTTAGAGCTTTCTGAATATTACTACGGTTTTGTAGCCACAGGTAGTGAAAAGTCTGGTCGTTTAGTGGTCAAAACAATTTTACCTAACTCTCCTGCGGAAATTTCAGGCTTGGATATAGGAGATGAAATTTTGGCGGTAAATAACATTAAAATTGGGGGCAAGTTGAATAACTTAATCCGAAATCATACTAAGCATTTGAACTTGATAGTAGCCCGCGAAAGTAAAATTCTGAATATACAGTTACATGCTATTCCGAACACTTATTTTAATCCCGTAGTGCAAGTAGTGAAGATACCTTCGTACAATGATAGTAGCTTTGAAAAGTGGCTGGGCATGGTAGAATAG